A region of Cardinium endosymbiont of Sogatella furcifera DNA encodes the following proteins:
- the rbfA gene encoding 30S ribosome-binding factor RbfA, protein MNKKMVQATHAIKIKQMAKLVQRELGILFLIETARLFGGAVISVTTVDLSSDLSLAKVYLSFSLNEEQATLLQKIDGHKSTMRRLLGKRVAGKMHKIPNLKFIIDRSVMQGARVTALIDQLEAD, encoded by the coding sequence TTGAATAAAAAGATGGTACAGGCTACTCATGCGATTAAAATAAAACAAATGGCTAAGCTCGTGCAAAGGGAGCTGGGCATACTATTCTTAATAGAAACCGCTCGGTTGTTTGGGGGTGCAGTGATCTCAGTTACAACGGTTGACTTAAGCAGTGACCTGAGTCTGGCAAAAGTATATCTCAGCTTTTCCCTGAATGAGGAGCAGGCAACCTTATTGCAAAAGATTGATGGCCATAAAAGTACGATGAGAAGGTTATTAGGCAAAAGGGTGGCGGGGAAAATGCATAAAATACCCAATTTAAAGTTTATCATCGATCGTTCGGTGATGCAAGGCGCACGTGTGACTGCTTTGATAGACCAATTGGAAGCTGATTAA
- the tpiA gene encoding triose-phosphate isomerase, with product MQKKYLIGNWKMYKTAQEVIGFMGALLPELKAINAGSLALYIAPSFVHLSAIADLIGDQHAIQLIAQNCHHEAEGAFTGEVSAAMLAAIGVKGVLIGHSERRNYQKEDHRLLAQKIKRVLEAGMQPFLCCGESLAARKHGNHKTMVQQQLQESLMGLTSKEIETVAIAYEPVWAIGTGQVASLAVVTEMHAFIREVLSELCAGENVPILYGGSCNPQNANAILRSPNVAGGLIGGASLQVDAFMQIVAALLE from the coding sequence ATGCAAAAAAAATACCTTATAGGTAATTGGAAAATGTACAAAACGGCCCAAGAGGTCATCGGCTTTATGGGGGCATTGTTGCCTGAGTTAAAGGCCATAAACGCGGGTTCATTAGCGCTATACATTGCCCCTTCCTTTGTCCATTTGTCGGCTATAGCTGACTTAATAGGTGATCAACACGCTATTCAACTCATTGCTCAAAATTGTCACCATGAGGCAGAGGGTGCTTTTACGGGAGAAGTATCAGCGGCTATGCTAGCCGCTATAGGTGTAAAGGGTGTACTGATTGGGCATAGTGAACGCAGAAACTACCAAAAGGAGGATCATCGACTGTTGGCTCAAAAAATAAAAAGGGTATTGGAGGCTGGTATGCAACCTTTTCTTTGCTGTGGTGAAAGTTTAGCAGCACGCAAGCATGGCAACCACAAAACAATGGTGCAACAACAGTTGCAAGAAAGCTTAATGGGCTTAACATCAAAGGAAATAGAAACAGTAGCGATTGCTTACGAGCCGGTTTGGGCAATTGGCACTGGACAAGTAGCTAGCTTAGCAGTGGTTACAGAAATGCACGCCTTTATAAGGGAGGTGTTATCGGAGCTATGTGCAGGCGAAAACGTTCCTATCCTATATGGTGGGAGCTGCAATCCACAAAATGCAAACGCTATATTGCGCTCTCCTAACGTAGCGGGTGGGCTGATTGGAGGGGCTTCGCTGCAGGTGGATGCATTTATGCAAATAGTTGCTGCATTACTTGAATAA
- a CDS encoding pyruvate dehydrogenase complex E1 component subunit beta, with translation MRTIQFRAALREAMIEEMERDAMVFLMGEEVAAYNGAYKVSQGMLERFGAKRVIDTPISELGFTGLGVGAAMNGLRPIIELMTFNFSLVAIDQIVNGAAKMYAMSGGQYHVPIVFRGPTGNAGMLGAQHSQSFESWYANCPGLKVIVPSNPYDAKGLLKSAIRDDDPVLFMESELMYGDLGEVPADTYLLPIGKAHLRQEGTDVTLVSFGKMIKTAEEAVQVMQKQGVSVELIDLRTIRPLDLSTVIASVKKTNRLVIVEEAWPLASIASEIAYQVQKHAFDYLDAPIQKINNLDVPLPYAPTLIEAILPNVAQTVAALKRVLYLT, from the coding sequence ATGCGGACGATACAATTTAGAGCAGCATTGCGCGAGGCAATGATAGAGGAAATGGAAAGAGATGCAATGGTCTTTTTAATGGGGGAGGAAGTAGCGGCATACAATGGTGCCTACAAAGTAAGTCAAGGTATGCTGGAACGGTTTGGAGCAAAAAGGGTAATAGATACGCCTATTAGTGAATTAGGCTTTACGGGATTGGGTGTAGGAGCTGCTATGAATGGTTTACGCCCCATTATAGAGTTGATGACGTTTAATTTTTCCCTAGTAGCGATAGATCAGATTGTAAATGGAGCGGCTAAAATGTATGCGATGTCGGGTGGGCAATACCATGTGCCTATTGTATTCAGGGGACCAACTGGTAATGCGGGCATGTTAGGTGCCCAACACTCTCAAAGCTTTGAGAGTTGGTATGCCAACTGTCCAGGGCTAAAAGTAATTGTTCCTTCTAACCCCTATGATGCAAAGGGATTGCTGAAAAGTGCCATTAGAGACGATGACCCGGTCCTATTTATGGAGTCGGAATTAATGTATGGTGACTTAGGAGAAGTACCCGCAGACACCTATTTGTTGCCCATAGGGAAGGCGCATCTGAGGCAAGAGGGCACGGATGTAACCTTGGTTTCTTTTGGGAAAATGATTAAAACAGCAGAGGAAGCCGTACAGGTCATGCAAAAGCAAGGTGTTTCAGTGGAACTAATTGACTTACGTACGATTCGTCCACTAGACCTATCGACCGTTATTGCGTCGGTAAAAAAAACCAATCGCTTGGTAATCGTAGAAGAAGCCTGGCCACTGGCTTCGATCGCGTCTGAAATAGCTTACCAGGTTCAAAAGCATGCTTTCGACTATTTAGACGCGCCGATTCAAAAAATAAATAACTTAGATGTGCCTCTTCCCTATGCACCTACTCTAATAGAGGCCATCTTACCCAACGTAGCCCAAACCGTAGCGGCGCTTAAGCGGGTTTTATATCTAACGTAA
- the cdaA gene encoding diadenylate cyclase CdaA, whose amino-acid sequence MPFNLFYLERWDISFRLIVDIALLGCLVYWVYKLVKGSIAVKCILGCLIVYLFYWMVQALQLKVVASILRIWTSPIVPIILFQREIRHFLFSLGKSLMGSKAMVVQIIPWLTDKKNEIDVTPVVKAVQTLGGSNTGALIVFTKDADLRYYEESGDLINAVVSARLLMAIFNKYSPLHDGAVIIHNNRIVAARCILPVTEHPNIAARFGLRHKAAVGLTEITDALVLIVSEESGQISIARKGTMENNLSAQEIRSALKEYLSNDA is encoded by the coding sequence ATGCCATTTAACCTATTCTATCTTGAGCGTTGGGACATTAGTTTTAGGCTTATTGTTGATATAGCACTATTGGGTTGCTTGGTTTATTGGGTATATAAATTAGTAAAGGGTAGTATAGCTGTAAAGTGCATCCTGGGTTGCTTGATCGTATATCTTTTTTATTGGATGGTACAAGCCTTACAGCTGAAGGTAGTCGCATCTATTTTGCGTATATGGACCAGTCCTATCGTGCCGATTATTCTTTTTCAAAGGGAGATCCGCCATTTCTTGTTTAGCTTAGGCAAAAGTCTGATGGGCAGTAAAGCGATGGTGGTACAAATCATTCCTTGGTTGACGGATAAAAAGAATGAAATTGATGTCACACCAGTGGTAAAAGCGGTACAAACCTTAGGCGGCAGTAACACAGGTGCGCTCATTGTATTTACAAAAGATGCAGACCTCCGCTATTATGAAGAATCTGGTGACTTGATTAATGCAGTAGTCTCTGCGCGGTTATTAATGGCTATATTCAATAAATATAGCCCATTGCATGATGGCGCAGTGATTATTCACAACAATAGGATCGTAGCAGCGCGGTGTATCTTACCGGTTACGGAACATCCAAATATAGCGGCGCGTTTTGGACTGCGTCATAAAGCAGCTGTTGGGCTTACGGAGATAACAGATGCATTGGTTTTAATCGTCTCAGAAGAATCTGGACAAATATCCATAGCTAGAAAGGGGACAATGGAAAACAACCTATCTGCGCAAGAAATTAGAAGTGCGCTAAAGGAGTATCTGAGTAATGACGCATAG
- a CDS encoding ubiquitin carboxyl-terminal hydrolase family protein, which produces MFKKNLFHPSTWWIIVMAIYAMVDSCKGCKQNKKITPIPASPTDTTLTTPTVPATKLPDKLSDPLHGSTDSLYSEASTVSSGSSSSWVSSGASATSSGYASSRSSNSSGSSAAPKPSDPLFSFAGLANLGNSCFMNAALQVIAALYPEEAQDGPLKGLVNKINAGPGVISRDVIEGFVADFPIPAKKMVGQGYQEDPDEFISHFFTEDFPGYFTLISRILYKKEAEAAIYVKEMGKEYPKTLRIGFNKNENWDKYDLNELVALNMEEFIDETDVRECRNVDPTNCVTFSMEKMSAFVEKHQSRLEPIQGNTSKVKKCIQQTVYMDMPSKLCLQLKRFENSRVKIMDPVHGTMTLTIPLDPNCKDHVVKYNLYAFIQHRGEGISSGHYIAYVKREDKWYRVNDGTIEEPSLSDVIDASKTAYLLFYKKQ; this is translated from the coding sequence ATGTTTAAAAAAAATCTATTCCATCCATCAACCTGGTGGATCATTGTTATGGCCATCTATGCAATGGTAGATAGTTGTAAAGGTTGTAAGCAAAACAAGAAAATAACGCCTATCCCTGCATCCCCTACGGACACTACGCTTACAACACCTACAGTGCCAGCAACTAAGCTACCAGATAAGCTGTCAGACCCGTTGCATGGCTCTACAGATAGCCTATACTCTGAAGCTAGTACCGTTTCATCAGGTAGTTCCTCTTCTTGGGTTTCTAGCGGTGCTTCAGCCACTTCTAGTGGGTATGCTTCTTCAAGGAGTTCTAATAGTAGTGGCTCCTCAGCTGCGCCAAAGCCTTCTGATCCTTTGTTTTCCTTTGCTGGTCTTGCTAATCTTGGAAATAGTTGCTTTATGAATGCAGCATTGCAAGTGATTGCAGCTCTCTATCCGGAGGAGGCGCAGGATGGCCCCCTCAAAGGGCTGGTTAATAAAATCAATGCTGGCCCCGGGGTAATATCTCGGGATGTTATAGAAGGGTTTGTGGCGGATTTTCCAATACCGGCGAAGAAGATGGTAGGTCAAGGTTACCAGGAAGATCCTGATGAGTTTATTAGCCATTTTTTTACAGAGGACTTTCCAGGGTATTTTACACTTATTTCACGTATCCTTTATAAAAAAGAGGCTGAAGCAGCCATTTATGTAAAGGAAATGGGTAAAGAATATCCTAAGACATTGCGTATAGGTTTTAACAAGAACGAAAACTGGGATAAGTACGACTTAAATGAGCTCGTTGCATTGAATATGGAAGAGTTCATAGATGAAACAGACGTACGGGAATGTCGGAATGTAGATCCGACTAATTGTGTAACCTTCTCTATGGAGAAGATGTCTGCTTTTGTAGAAAAGCATCAAAGCAGGCTAGAACCTATACAAGGGAACACCTCTAAGGTAAAAAAATGTATCCAACAAACCGTGTACATGGATATGCCTTCTAAGTTATGTTTACAACTAAAGCGATTTGAAAACTCTCGCGTTAAAATAATGGATCCAGTGCATGGAACAATGACGCTTACTATTCCATTAGATCCTAATTGTAAGGATCATGTTGTGAAATATAATCTATATGCTTTTATTCAACATAGGGGCGAGGGAATAAGTAGTGGCCACTATATTGCCTATGTAAAGCGCGAAGACAAATGGTATAGAGTGAATGATGGTACGATAGAAGAACCGAGTCTATCAGACGTTATAGATGCGTCTAAAACCGCTTATCTATTGTTTTATAAAAAACAATAA
- a CDS encoding RNA methyltransferase, with product MYPILSKKKAASIRQLALKKYRLERAAFVLEGKKGVQALLASDYVIKCIIGTPDFFASNPDMVATFRPETEVFETHTALLSGLGSFVHNHDVLAVAAIPLSTAPCLTPKGITLALDGMQDPGNLGTMIRIADWYGITTILCAQTTTELYNPKVLQASMGSFVKVNLHYVDLPRYLQGVELPILGAMLEGKSVHDFLFPDHGILVIGNESHGIQPAVQATLTEAVSIPRYGHANSLNAATAAAVLCDNWKRISGI from the coding sequence ATGTATCCTATTTTAAGTAAAAAAAAAGCCGCATCTATCCGCCAGTTGGCGCTTAAAAAATACCGCCTAGAGCGGGCTGCTTTTGTCTTAGAAGGAAAAAAAGGCGTCCAAGCATTGCTTGCTTCTGATTATGTTATCAAATGTATAATTGGAACGCCTGATTTTTTTGCAAGTAATCCAGATATGGTTGCTACCTTTCGTCCAGAAACAGAGGTATTTGAAACCCATACAGCATTGCTCTCTGGACTAGGCTCCTTTGTCCACAACCATGACGTACTGGCAGTAGCTGCTATACCCCTATCCACTGCTCCCTGCCTAACACCCAAGGGTATAACCCTTGCATTAGATGGCATGCAAGACCCTGGTAATTTAGGCACTATGATTCGTATAGCAGATTGGTATGGGATAACTACCATACTCTGCGCACAAACCACTACAGAGCTCTATAACCCAAAGGTATTACAAGCCAGTATGGGCTCTTTTGTAAAGGTCAACTTGCATTATGTAGACTTACCTCGCTATTTACAGGGTGTAGAGCTGCCTATCCTAGGTGCTATGTTGGAAGGGAAGTCTGTGCATGATTTTTTGTTTCCAGACCATGGGATATTGGTTATTGGGAATGAATCCCATGGGATTCAGCCTGCCGTACAAGCAACTCTAACAGAAGCAGTTTCCATTCCTAGGTATGGCCATGCCAACTCCTTAAATGCAGCGACCGCTGCAGCGGTTCTATGTGACAATTGGAAACGGATAAGCGGTATATAA
- a CDS encoding TolC family protein — protein MRLIMKKWVVRFSLIGSIAFLGHHSTEAKSKPISLQEAINMALKDNLNIQIAAQTKKKAILSRKIDAFQIWLPQATCMLAYENSWLGSTQSSAQQNGAKTNAMQSHMRSKPVFTLQWELASLADKIFQTKIHHQNNVIYKLDAKKSIAKELQRVVMAYYKLALAQKKWKLSKNLIKLATARLKIEEEKLKVGRISKIDCLDAQLALKQVKLSLLERQEALKGKRRNLNVLLGKPLNEEIWVHPTISVQPIWDIQAVTKEKMVDLKVAIQEKKVAIAATELRRAKAHPLSCLNLLACFQSKGYTYNFEDEPFAFDATPSKWFGSIGIQIDIATLLLMPAKIKKAKIALHNATFALKQQKLALEDGLEDKKWQYHHALDAHSVAEEQLKISKQKLVFIREKYRLKQVKLLELREAEEATQKAEIDVVEHALKVKHAEFALYQLVGMFHQKLS, from the coding sequence ATGAGATTGATAATGAAAAAATGGGTTGTACGCTTTAGCCTAATAGGTAGCATAGCCTTTTTAGGCCACCACAGCACAGAAGCGAAAAGCAAGCCGATCAGTTTGCAAGAAGCCATCAACATGGCCTTAAAAGATAATTTAAATATTCAGATTGCTGCACAGACTAAAAAGAAAGCCATACTCTCCCGTAAAATAGATGCTTTCCAGATATGGCTGCCTCAAGCCACTTGTATGTTGGCTTACGAAAACAGCTGGCTAGGAAGCACACAATCATCTGCGCAGCAAAATGGCGCCAAAACAAACGCTATGCAATCGCACATGCGATCCAAACCTGTTTTTACATTACAATGGGAATTGGCATCATTAGCCGATAAAATATTCCAAACTAAAATACACCATCAAAATAATGTGATCTATAAGCTAGATGCTAAAAAATCAATAGCAAAAGAACTACAGCGGGTAGTTATGGCTTACTATAAACTTGCCTTGGCACAAAAAAAGTGGAAATTATCCAAGAACCTAATCAAACTAGCCACAGCTAGGTTAAAGATAGAAGAAGAAAAATTAAAAGTAGGACGGATCTCCAAAATAGATTGTTTGGATGCACAGCTGGCCCTGAAACAGGTCAAGTTAAGCTTATTAGAGCGGCAGGAAGCCCTGAAAGGAAAACGCCGGAATTTAAATGTACTACTTGGCAAACCCCTCAATGAAGAAATATGGGTGCACCCAACTATTTCTGTGCAACCTATATGGGATATTCAAGCAGTCACAAAAGAAAAAATGGTTGATTTAAAGGTAGCCATACAAGAAAAAAAAGTAGCTATAGCAGCAACTGAGTTGCGCAGAGCTAAAGCCCACCCGCTTTCTTGTTTAAACCTATTGGCTTGTTTTCAATCGAAGGGGTATACATATAATTTTGAAGATGAACCATTTGCGTTTGATGCTACGCCTAGTAAATGGTTTGGAAGCATTGGGATCCAGATTGATATCGCTACTTTACTGCTCATGCCTGCAAAAATTAAAAAAGCAAAAATAGCATTGCATAATGCCACGTTTGCGTTAAAACAACAAAAATTGGCTTTAGAGGATGGTTTAGAAGATAAAAAATGGCAATACCATCATGCCTTAGATGCGCATAGCGTAGCAGAGGAGCAACTAAAAATAAGCAAGCAAAAATTGGTTTTTATAAGGGAAAAATATCGCTTGAAGCAGGTCAAACTACTAGAATTACGTGAAGCAGAAGAAGCAACGCAAAAAGCTGAAATCGATGTGGTCGAGCATGCTTTAAAGGTAAAGCATGCAGAGTTTGCGCTATATCAATTGGTTGGTATGTTTCACCAGAAACTTTCTTAG
- a CDS encoding ABC transporter ATP-binding protein: protein MIQIRGLYKSFQTGTLTREVLRGVDFHLEKGDFVALMGQSGAGKSTLLHVIGLLDTYDHGAYHLNGVQMKNLSYQHASSYRSQLIGFIFQQFHLIPFKTALENVALPLYYQGIGRTERYKRAWAMLDRVGLTAYAHDKPNALSGGQQQRIAIARALVTAPPLILADEPTGALDSSTAHEIMALLKEMNREGNTILIVTHALQVARQCNSIQEIVDGKIS from the coding sequence ATGATTCAGATACGGGGCTTATATAAATCCTTTCAGACGGGTACCCTCACCAGGGAAGTACTTAGGGGGGTAGATTTTCACCTTGAAAAAGGGGATTTTGTTGCCTTAATGGGGCAATCTGGTGCTGGAAAGTCTACGTTGTTGCATGTTATTGGCCTATTGGATACCTATGACCATGGGGCTTACCATCTGAATGGTGTGCAGATGAAAAATCTTTCGTATCAACATGCTAGCAGCTATAGAAGCCAATTAATTGGGTTTATCTTTCAGCAGTTTCATTTAATTCCTTTCAAAACAGCATTAGAGAATGTAGCCCTTCCGCTCTATTACCAAGGCATAGGCAGAACAGAGCGTTACAAGCGTGCATGGGCCATGCTCGATAGAGTGGGATTAACTGCCTATGCCCATGATAAACCCAATGCCCTTTCAGGGGGGCAACAACAAAGGATAGCTATTGCCCGTGCATTGGTCACAGCTCCTCCCCTCATCTTGGCAGATGAGCCAACAGGTGCCTTAGACAGCAGCACGGCACATGAGATCATGGCTTTGCTTAAGGAGATGAATAGAGAGGGAAATACAATTCTTATCGTGACCCACGCTCTGCAGGTAGCACGGCAATGCAATAGCATTCAAGAAATTGTAGATGGAAAAATTAGCTAA
- a CDS encoding efflux RND transporter periplasmic adaptor subunit, which yields MRTITKLILITGLIAGGVFAYSKIYKTKWEQLTRTILKLDPVTFQTTEPTRRTIVRKKVFSGSLMPYKENKLESHVTGVVDKLFVRIGDYVPQGAAVARIKIQPNLKEVEAAASKLRLATIDRNQARTKYLRSKQLFSKKMLAKETYEAALAAWEQTKEKVAAAQKKLEIIQYGYTTAKGVEANIIKAPIKGTILGLPAKEGSMVQAISDKASGTTVALIGDMAHFLFSAQVSELDVIHLTKGMTFTASLNALNDEKLQVTLTKIAPKANEEAFQKGEIKFDIEGVVHKPKKSKIALRAGYVALAEVILEQVNDVLSVPESMIQIKGTTYCVKCLHEGKVVEKEVVLGLSDGLYVEVKEGLTEADQLIVEA from the coding sequence ATGCGTACAATAACCAAATTGATTTTAATCACTGGTCTCATAGCTGGAGGGGTTTTTGCTTACTCCAAAATATATAAAACGAAATGGGAACAACTAACGCGGACAATCTTGAAGTTAGATCCGGTCACTTTTCAAACTACCGAGCCCACGCGTAGAACGATTGTGCGCAAAAAAGTTTTTTCTGGTAGCCTGATGCCCTATAAAGAAAATAAATTAGAGTCCCATGTGACGGGTGTGGTAGATAAGTTATTCGTACGCATAGGGGATTATGTGCCACAAGGCGCAGCGGTTGCACGTATTAAAATACAGCCTAATCTGAAGGAGGTGGAGGCTGCAGCCAGCAAGTTACGTTTGGCCACTATTGATCGCAATCAAGCTAGAACCAAATACTTAAGAAGCAAGCAACTCTTTAGTAAAAAGATGCTGGCCAAAGAAACCTATGAAGCGGCATTGGCAGCCTGGGAGCAAACCAAAGAAAAAGTTGCTGCAGCTCAGAAAAAGTTAGAAATCATTCAATATGGCTATACTACAGCAAAAGGCGTAGAGGCCAACATCATAAAAGCCCCTATCAAAGGGACCATCTTAGGTTTACCTGCTAAGGAGGGCAGTATGGTGCAAGCAATCAGTGACAAAGCGTCTGGCACCACAGTAGCGCTTATTGGGGATATGGCTCATTTTTTGTTTTCCGCTCAGGTCAGTGAATTAGATGTGATCCACTTAACCAAGGGGATGACCTTTACCGCCTCATTAAATGCTTTGAATGATGAAAAACTGCAAGTTACTTTAACTAAAATTGCACCCAAGGCCAATGAAGAGGCATTCCAAAAAGGAGAAATTAAATTTGACATAGAAGGGGTGGTACATAAACCAAAAAAATCAAAAATTGCTTTACGGGCAGGGTATGTAGCGCTTGCAGAGGTGATTCTAGAGCAAGTCAATGATGTGCTATCCGTACCAGAAAGCATGATTCAAATAAAAGGTACAACCTATTGCGTAAAATGTCTACATGAAGGTAAAGTGGTTGAAAAAGAGGTGGTATTAGGGCTATCCGATGGTCTATATGTCGAGGTAAAAGAAGGCCTTACGGAGGCAGACCAATTAATTGTAGAAGCGTAG
- a CDS encoding ABC transporter permease, with amino-acid sequence MFGYQWFIEVLHSLKAHKIRTIFSGFGVMWAMLIWVLLQGVGSGIHNGMMQRFRSYTTRCMYISEGYGSTASIHLTEAIANALATGLNLFSQVMPFFQKASSVAYGPVIHKSDLLGVGVGYEKINDLALVEGRFFNARDIAERRSVCILGLEMKKKIFDARQAVGQFIAIDGVRVCVIGVLDETIWFNNTRIMLPSSLFKALFRGHAEGIDGIIATLAPKQNAIEAAAKVLTYLAKRLNFNANQQDALCIRGPFQRTTIFEVLFNVMKGFIGLVSLCFLVSGVVGVSNMMLVVVKERRQELAIRKVMGAKPSDIMGLILLESIVINLISGILGLGAGIGILQWMNRYLLPMVENHGIARFEFQFSLYALVVLVLSGCLAAIIPIKRVGYIKPVDALNKE; translated from the coding sequence ATGTTTGGATATCAATGGTTTATAGAGGTTTTACATAGTTTAAAAGCCCATAAAATCAGGACTATTTTTTCGGGTTTTGGCGTTATGTGGGCCATGCTTATCTGGGTGCTTTTACAAGGCGTAGGCAGTGGTATTCACAATGGTATGATGCAGCGGTTTCGCAGCTATACTACGCGTTGTATGTATATTTCTGAAGGGTATGGGTCAACGGCTTCTATCCACCTGACAGAAGCCATAGCCAATGCACTGGCCACTGGTTTAAATCTATTTAGCCAAGTGATGCCTTTTTTTCAAAAAGCAAGCTCGGTGGCGTATGGACCAGTCATACACAAAAGTGATCTGCTGGGTGTAGGGGTTGGGTATGAAAAGATCAACGACTTAGCCCTTGTAGAGGGGCGTTTTTTCAATGCGCGTGACATAGCGGAAAGACGCTCAGTATGTATACTGGGCTTAGAGATGAAAAAGAAAATATTTGATGCGCGCCAAGCAGTAGGGCAATTTATCGCAATAGATGGCGTTAGGGTATGTGTAATTGGTGTATTAGACGAAACGATTTGGTTCAATAACACACGCATCATGCTGCCCAGCAGTTTATTTAAAGCATTGTTTCGTGGGCATGCGGAAGGCATTGATGGTATCATAGCTACCCTAGCACCCAAACAAAATGCGATAGAGGCAGCAGCAAAAGTACTCACCTATCTAGCCAAGCGACTCAATTTTAACGCGAATCAGCAGGACGCGCTATGCATACGTGGCCCATTTCAAAGGACTACGATTTTTGAAGTGTTGTTTAACGTTATGAAAGGGTTTATTGGGCTAGTGAGCCTCTGCTTTTTGGTTAGTGGTGTGGTAGGTGTCAGTAATATGATGCTGGTTGTAGTAAAAGAGCGTAGGCAAGAATTGGCCATTCGTAAAGTGATGGGCGCAAAACCCAGCGATATCATGGGTTTAATTTTGCTGGAATCGATTGTCATTAACTTGATTTCCGGTATATTGGGACTAGGAGCCGGTATAGGCATACTCCAATGGATGAATCGCTACCTGCTTCCTATGGTTGAAAATCATGGCATCGCCCGTTTCGAATTTCAATTTTCTCTATATGCCTTAGTCGTCTTGGTACTATCTGGTTGTTTAGCAGCCATTATCCCTATAAAAAGAGTAGGATACATTAAACCAGTAGATGCTTTAAATAAAGAATAA
- a CDS encoding ABC transporter permease, giving the protein MCVLHALKEAYQRLTTYTTQTLSMGFGLLWAVFIWMLLLAVGNGFHNGVSEVFAKYGAKTITIRGGSSAGVHHAIPAAMAVNLSQSFHTIQHSSPILQCKHPVRYATQKVTAPILGCAPCYALLAHLPIQEGRFFTPRDAGVGNNICILGINMKEKLFGHASALGQYIFLGDIGLQVVGVLDTLEASLYGESNAILLPHSLCKALFPQRSHYVDAIRLTLVPTAREAVVEKQLRAYFARHLHFDVNDTQALELFSITKHADKFHKLFNNIAIFNTIIGICLLITGMVGMGNMMLVTIQERRNEMAIRNVLGSRSIDIMAMIVCEVVMVTLVAGIIGFGAGFTLIQLFNKWVVPLCKTYYLSTLTFPLEYMLGGLGLIIATSCLAGMLPAMRAVQIKPIEALGNK; this is encoded by the coding sequence ATGTGTGTTTTACATGCTTTAAAAGAGGCCTACCAGCGCCTTACCACTTATACCACGCAAACCTTATCGATGGGGTTTGGTCTATTATGGGCTGTTTTTATATGGATGTTGCTATTAGCTGTGGGCAATGGCTTTCACAATGGTGTTTCCGAAGTCTTTGCAAAGTATGGCGCAAAAACCATAACCATCAGGGGAGGAAGCAGTGCGGGTGTCCACCATGCTATTCCAGCAGCCATGGCTGTAAACTTATCTCAATCCTTTCACACGATTCAGCATAGTAGCCCTATCTTACAGTGTAAGCATCCCGTAAGGTATGCCACCCAAAAGGTCACGGCACCTATTTTGGGCTGTGCACCCTGCTATGCTTTATTGGCTCATTTACCCATACAGGAAGGGCGCTTTTTTACACCACGTGATGCAGGAGTAGGCAATAACATTTGCATTCTGGGCATCAATATGAAAGAAAAATTATTTGGGCATGCCTCTGCCCTTGGGCAATATATTTTTTTGGGGGATATAGGTTTGCAAGTAGTGGGTGTACTAGATACATTAGAAGCCAGCCTTTATGGTGAATCTAATGCGATATTGCTGCCCCATAGCTTGTGCAAAGCGCTATTTCCTCAACGCAGCCATTATGTAGATGCTATTCGACTCACCCTAGTACCAACTGCACGTGAGGCAGTCGTGGAAAAACAACTCCGCGCTTATTTTGCGCGCCATTTGCATTTTGATGTGAACGATACCCAAGCACTTGAACTATTTAGTATCACCAAACATGCCGATAAATTTCATAAGTTGTTTAACAACATAGCTATTTTTAATACGATCATCGGTATATGTCTGCTCATCACTGGTATGGTAGGCATGGGTAACATGATGCTAGTGACCATTCAAGAAAGACGCAACGAAATGGCGATTCGAAATGTATTAGGGAGCCGTTCTATAGATATTATGGCGATGATTGTATGTGAAGTAGTGATGGTCACCCTTGTGGCTGGTATCATCGGTTTTGGAGCAGGCTTTACACTGATCCAACTGTTTAATAAATGGGTAGTGCCGCTGTGCAAAACCTATTACCTATCTACTTTAACCTTTCCCCTTGAATATATGTTGGGTGGATTGGGATTAATCATCGCAACCAGTTGCTTGGCAGGGATGCTACCGGCTATGCGTGCGGTACAGATAAAGCCTATCGAAGCATTGGGCAATAAGTAA